The following proteins come from a genomic window of bacterium:
- a CDS encoding IS3 family transposase yields AAIGEYLQVYYNCRRRHSALGYLSPAEYEKQLRKST; encoded by the coding sequence GCCGCAATTGGCGAATACCTGCAGGTGTACTACAATTGTCGAAGAAGACACTCAGCTCTGGGCTATCTGAGCCCGGCTGAGTACGAGAAGCAGTTGAGAAAATCCACTTAA
- a CDS encoding T9SS type A sorting domain-containing protein, whose product MAAALLPALSLGTILFQRRWHLSSADAGRSVALDADTGYAVGAGTRFGGTDCGAAMILVDSLGDTVAVRSIAGLDTGAGFLCRVNDGGHVIVGSHDSLLVFAQKFDATGDSVWTYSAATRGLVFDAIGTADGGCLIAGRIPDSLAHFGLVKLHADGSQAWIHYYADYRVDWSAARGVAQTKDGGFILCGDAHDYNGTYARFLRTDSAGQQSWNELYVGPVDPSLRDICETSDGGFLSVGWEYDTLQSHNAVYIVRIDTGGAILRTHNLSPGGVGTQAMAMDKTGDGGYIVAATIDWGDSSRVWLIRLDANSDTTWTTVLPGTGKERAADVRQTADGGYVIAGTSDSAGGSVLLIRTNPQGQLPIIEKSPTVPDRVALSIIPNPARGVVRIETSVPMEAAASLKLYDATGKLVRTLTGAARRVLPVANMATGTYFLRLESTEGMATQKLLVE is encoded by the coding sequence TTGGCAGCGGCACTCCTGCCGGCCCTGTCACTGGGCACGATACTGTTCCAGCGCCGCTGGCACCTGTCTAGCGCCGACGCCGGCCGCTCGGTCGCATTGGACGCAGACACCGGCTACGCCGTCGGCGCTGGAACACGGTTCGGCGGTACTGACTGCGGCGCGGCAATGATTCTGGTCGACTCGCTTGGCGACACTGTGGCAGTACGCAGTATCGCCGGGCTCGACACCGGCGCGGGGTTTCTCTGCCGGGTCAATGATGGCGGCCATGTGATTGTCGGTTCACATGACTCGCTCCTGGTCTTCGCGCAGAAGTTCGACGCAACCGGCGACTCGGTCTGGACGTACTCAGCCGCCACCCGCGGACTGGTCTTTGACGCCATCGGCACCGCCGACGGCGGCTGCCTCATCGCGGGGCGGATTCCCGACAGCCTGGCACACTTCGGACTCGTCAAGCTGCATGCCGACGGGAGTCAGGCGTGGATACATTACTATGCGGACTACCGGGTTGACTGGTCAGCGGCTCGCGGCGTTGCGCAGACGAAGGACGGCGGGTTCATCCTCTGCGGCGATGCCCACGACTACAACGGCACCTATGCCCGTTTCCTCCGAACTGATTCTGCGGGTCAGCAGTCATGGAATGAGCTGTACGTCGGTCCCGTCGATCCGAGCCTGCGCGACATCTGCGAGACCTCGGATGGCGGTTTTCTGTCCGTCGGGTGGGAGTATGACACCCTGCAGTCCCATAATGCCGTCTACATCGTGCGCATCGATACGGGTGGCGCAATCCTACGTACTCACAACCTCTCGCCCGGCGGCGTTGGAACGCAGGCTATGGCCATGGACAAGACCGGAGACGGCGGCTACATAGTTGCAGCCACGATTGACTGGGGAGATTCGTCGCGGGTCTGGCTGATAAGGCTGGATGCCAATTCCGACACGACCTGGACGACCGTGCTCCCTGGGACCGGAAAAGAGCGGGCCGCGGACGTCCGGCAGACAGCAGACGGCGGCTATGTGATTGCGGGGACTTCCGACTCCGCCGGCGGCAGCGTGCTGCTGATCAGGACCAACCCGCAGGGCCAATTGCCCATCATTGAGAAGTCGCCGACAGTGCCCGACCGCGTTGCCTTGTCGATAATACCCAACCCGGCAAGAGGAGTTGTTCGCATCGAAACCTCTGTCCCGATGGAGGCGGCAGCCAGCCTGAAGCTCTACGATGCGACGGGCAAGCTGGTGCGGACACTGACCGGAGCCGCCCGCCGCGTTCTGCCCGTCGCGAACATGGCCACAGGAACCTACTTCCTCCGGCTGGAATCGACCGAAGGAATGGCAACGCAGAAACTGCTCGTCGAGTAG